In one Salipiger abyssi genomic region, the following are encoded:
- the dgcN gene encoding N-acetyltransferase DgcN, whose product MIETPYLLFLGDAPDPLAAKVAQGIKDWRPENCVGQLRLEGCKADMKLPDMTLAEAKAAGAKTLVIGVANRGGLISQTWKKVLVEALEEGFDLASGLHNLLRDEEDLAAVAKATGRTLHDVRIPSVKYPIANGEKRKGKRLLAVGTDCSVGKMYTALALDAAMREKGMKSSFRATGQTGILITGDGVPLDAVIADFMAGSIEYLTPDNDDDHWDIIEGQGSLFHVSYSGVTMALVHGGQPDALVICHEPTRTHMRGLPGYQLPTIEAVRDVALTLAQVANPACKVIGVSINTQHMGEDEAAAYCAEVEAKLGLPTVDPFRHGAERLAEAVAAY is encoded by the coding sequence ATGATCGAGACCCCGTATCTGCTCTTCCTCGGAGACGCTCCGGACCCGCTGGCCGCCAAGGTGGCGCAGGGCATCAAGGACTGGCGCCCCGAGAACTGCGTGGGCCAGCTGCGGCTCGAAGGCTGCAAGGCCGATATGAAACTGCCCGACATGACGCTGGCCGAGGCCAAGGCCGCCGGTGCCAAGACGCTGGTCATCGGCGTGGCGAATCGCGGCGGATTGATCTCGCAGACCTGGAAGAAGGTGCTGGTTGAGGCGCTGGAAGAGGGCTTTGACCTCGCCTCCGGCCTGCATAATCTGCTGCGCGACGAAGAGGATCTCGCCGCCGTCGCCAAGGCGACCGGCCGCACGCTGCACGATGTGCGCATTCCGTCGGTGAAATATCCGATCGCCAATGGCGAGAAGCGCAAGGGCAAGCGCCTGCTGGCGGTGGGTACCGACTGCTCGGTCGGCAAGATGTATACCGCGCTGGCGCTGGATGCGGCGATGCGCGAAAAGGGCATGAAGTCGAGCTTCCGCGCCACCGGCCAGACCGGCATCCTGATCACAGGTGACGGCGTGCCGCTCGATGCCGTGATTGCCGATTTCATGGCGGGCTCTATCGAATACCTGACGCCCGACAACGATGACGACCACTGGGACATCATCGAGGGTCAGGGCTCGCTCTTCCATGTGAGTTATTCCGGTGTGACCATGGCGCTGGTGCATGGCGGCCAGCCCGACGCGCTGGTGATCTGCCACGAGCCGACCCGGACCCATATGCGCGGCCTGCCGGGTTATCAGCTGCCGACGATCGAGGCGGTGCGCGACGTGGCGCTGACGCTGGCGCAGGTGGCCAACCCGGCCTGCAAGGTGATCGGCGTCTCGATCAACACCCAGCATATGGGCGAGGACGAAGCGGCGGCCTATTGCGCCGAGGTCGAGGCAAAGCTGGGCCTGCCGACGGTCGATCCGTTCCGCCATGGCGCCGAGCGTCTGGCCGAGGCGGTTGCCGCTTACTGA
- the dgcA gene encoding N-acetyl-D-Glu racemase DgcA, whose protein sequence is MSIEVTRDTFRLAQVFTISRGSRTEAKVLTVKVTRDGVTGWGECVPYARYDETLESVEAEIAGLPADVSRAALQELLPAGAARNAVDCALWDLEAKAAGKRVWELAGLPQPGPEITAYTLSLDTPEKMRAQAEKNAFRPLLKVKLGTPDDMPRLEAVRAGAPDATIIVDANEGWTAEVYADLAPHLLRLGVAMVEQPLPAGDDDALIGMERPVPVCADESCHDRASLPVLRGKYDIVNIKLDKTGGLTEALLLLEAAKAEGYGIFVGCMVGSSLAMAPAVLLAQGAAFTDLDGPLLLAEDRPAPLLYDAAGVHPSEPALWG, encoded by the coding sequence TTGAGCATCGAAGTGACGCGCGACACGTTCCGGCTGGCGCAGGTCTTTACGATTTCGCGGGGCAGCCGGACCGAGGCGAAGGTGCTGACGGTGAAGGTGACCCGCGACGGGGTGACCGGCTGGGGCGAATGCGTGCCCTATGCGCGCTATGACGAGACGCTGGAGAGTGTCGAGGCGGAGATCGCGGGGCTGCCCGCGGATGTGAGCCGCGCGGCGCTTCAGGAGCTGCTGCCCGCCGGGGCCGCCCGCAACGCGGTGGATTGCGCGCTCTGGGATCTGGAGGCCAAGGCGGCGGGGAAGCGGGTCTGGGAGCTGGCGGGGCTGCCGCAGCCCGGGCCGGAGATCACCGCTTACACGCTGTCGCTGGACACGCCGGAAAAGATGCGCGCGCAGGCGGAGAAGAACGCCTTCCGCCCGCTCCTGAAGGTCAAGCTGGGCACGCCCGACGACATGCCGCGGCTCGAGGCGGTGCGCGCCGGCGCGCCGGATGCGACCATTATCGTTGATGCCAACGAGGGCTGGACGGCGGAGGTCTATGCCGATCTCGCGCCGCATCTGCTGCGGCTCGGCGTGGCGATGGTGGAGCAGCCGCTGCCCGCCGGCGATGACGACGCGCTGATCGGCATGGAGCGCCCGGTGCCAGTCTGTGCCGACGAGAGCTGCCACGACCGCGCCAGCCTGCCGGTGCTCAGGGGCAAGTACGACATCGTCAATATCAAGCTCGACAAGACCGGGGGGCTGACCGAGGCGCTGCTGCTGCTCGAGGCGGCGAAGGCCGAGGGCTACGGCATCTTCGTCGGCTGTATGGTGGGCTCGTCGCTGGCCATGGCGCCGGCGGTGCTGCTGGCACAGGGCGCCGCCTTCACCGATCTCGACGGGCCGCTGCTGCTGGCCGAGGACCGGCCAGCGCCGCTGCTTTATGATGCGGCGGGCGTGCACCCCTCCGAACCCGCGCTCTGGGGGTGA
- a CDS encoding DUF5671 domain-containing protein, whose amino-acid sequence MSVPSDLARFVHEALKRGQSREAIHDSLLAAGWTETEAAQALAGWTDTLTEAGPVPRPLRSSAAKDAFFYALLFVAFGMVAGNALTLLFGWINVQLPDRSSAPVYAAGTLRWSLAALIVFTPAFWLLDRADARAARTDSARGHGAIRRWLSSLAMLIAVVTLMGDALYLIYTFLNGQITARFLAKSATVALIFLMVLAYFRQDRAGRATALPTLMGAAPVAVAVLSAALAFPIMGGPGRGQMEQRDRSRIADLRTLTQDVLLCLEIDHETLPETLDPMSCARNPQRLTGFAAGIAYHRISDTAFELCTEIEFPPAIQPYGLTLTERTACMRQQTE is encoded by the coding sequence ATGTCCGTCCCGTCCGATCTTGCCCGCTTCGTTCACGAGGCGCTGAAACGCGGCCAGTCCCGCGAGGCCATCCATGACAGCCTGCTCGCCGCCGGCTGGACCGAGACCGAGGCGGCGCAGGCGCTTGCGGGATGGACCGACACGCTGACCGAGGCCGGCCCGGTGCCGCGCCCGCTGCGCTCGTCCGCCGCGAAAGACGCGTTCTTCTACGCGCTGCTCTTCGTGGCTTTCGGCATGGTGGCGGGCAACGCGCTGACGTTGCTCTTCGGCTGGATCAATGTCCAGCTGCCCGACCGGAGCAGCGCGCCGGTCTATGCCGCCGGCACCCTGCGCTGGTCGCTGGCGGCGCTGATCGTCTTCACCCCGGCCTTCTGGCTGCTCGACCGCGCCGACGCGCGGGCGGCGCGGACCGATTCCGCCCGCGGCCACGGCGCCATCCGCCGCTGGCTCTCGTCGCTGGCGATGCTGATCGCCGTGGTCACGCTGATGGGCGACGCGCTCTACCTGATCTACACCTTCCTCAATGGTCAGATCACCGCGCGCTTCCTGGCGAAATCCGCCACGGTGGCGCTGATCTTCCTGATGGTGCTGGCCTATTTCCGCCAGGACAGGGCCGGGCGCGCAACCGCGCTGCCCACGCTCATGGGCGCTGCGCCGGTCGCCGTCGCGGTGCTTTCCGCCGCGCTGGCCTTCCCGATCATGGGCGGGCCGGGGCGCGGCCAGATGGAGCAGCGCGACCGCTCGCGCATTGCCGATCTGCGCACGCTGACGCAGGATGTGCTGCTCTGTCTGGAGATTGATCACGAAACACTCCCCGAAACGCTGGATCCGATGAGCTGCGCGCGCAATCCGCAGCGCCTGACCGGCTTCGCCGCCGGGATCGCGTACCACCGCATCAGCGACACCGCATTCGAGCTCTGCACCGAGATCGAGTTCCCGCCGGCGATCCAGCCATACGGGCTGACGCTGACGGAGCGCACGGCCTGCATGCGGCAACAGACGGAGTGA
- a CDS encoding D-amino-acid transaminase, whose protein sequence is MTRTVYVNGEYLPETEAKVSIFDRAFLMADGVYEVTSVLGGKLIDFDGHLARLERSLTELDMPKPKAFDELLEIHRKLVELNGIDEGMVYLQVTRGAPGDRDFAFPDPETCEATLVLFTQNKPGLAANPVAKTGIKVISIEDIRWGRRDIKTVQLLYPSMGKMMAKKAGCDDAWLVEDGFVTEGTSNNAYIVKDGTIITRNLGTDILHGITRAAVLRFAREAQMKVEERPFTIAEAQGADEAFYTSASAFVMPVVEIDGESIGTGKPGDVATRLREIYLEESRKAGI, encoded by the coding sequence ATGACCCGTACCGTCTACGTGAACGGAGAATATCTGCCCGAGACCGAAGCCAAGGTCTCGATCTTCGACCGCGCCTTCCTGATGGCGGACGGGGTCTATGAGGTGACGAGCGTGCTGGGCGGCAAGCTGATCGATTTCGATGGCCACCTGGCGCGGCTTGAGCGCTCGCTGACCGAGCTCGACATGCCCAAGCCCAAGGCGTTCGACGAGCTGCTGGAGATCCACCGCAAGCTGGTGGAGCTGAACGGGATCGACGAGGGCATGGTGTATTTGCAGGTCACCCGTGGCGCGCCGGGCGACCGCGACTTCGCCTTCCCCGATCCGGAGACCTGCGAGGCGACGCTGGTGCTCTTTACTCAGAACAAGCCGGGGCTGGCAGCCAACCCGGTGGCCAAGACCGGCATCAAGGTGATCTCGATCGAGGATATCCGCTGGGGCCGCCGCGACATCAAGACGGTGCAGCTGCTCTACCCGTCGATGGGCAAGATGATGGCCAAGAAGGCGGGTTGCGACGATGCCTGGCTGGTCGAGGACGGGTTCGTGACCGAGGGCACCTCGAACAACGCCTATATCGTCAAGGACGGCACCATCATCACCCGCAATCTGGGCACCGACATCCTGCACGGGATCACCCGCGCGGCGGTGCTGCGCTTTGCCCGAGAGGCGCAGATGAAGGTGGAGGAGCGGCCCTTTACCATCGCCGAGGCGCAGGGCGCGGACGAGGCGTTTTATACCTCGGCCTCGGCCTTTGTGATGCCGGTGGTGGAGATCGACGGCGAGAGCATCGGCACCGGCAAGCCGGGCGATGTGGCGACGCGACTGCGCGAGATCTATCTCGAGGAAAGCCGCAAGGCCGGAATCTGA
- a CDS encoding TIGR03862 family flavoprotein, which produces MQTSPDTPALVIGGGPAGLMAADTLLSAGHRVLLAEAKPSLGRKFLMAGKSGLNLTRAQPFGPFLAAYGGAEAALRPMLSAFTPGAVQGWAEGLGQTTFTGSTGRVFPEVMKASPLLRAWLARLDGMGLERHTRWRWTGWDGGACRFDTPEGLRHITAGVTVLALGGASWAKLGSDGAWADILAREGVALAPFRPANAGLCVAWSEHMRPHFGAPLKNVAFRAGTLVSRGEAVISARGLEGGGLYPLSPALRDGAALEIDLAPDLSLEELTARLSRPRGKQSLSNHLRKVLKLSPAVRALLMEYARPLPDAPEALARRIKALAVPHDGLRPMDEAISTAGGVPFAALDEALMLRARPGTYCAGEMIDWEAPTGGYLLTACLATGLWAGRHAVQRLETR; this is translated from the coding sequence GTGCAGACATCGCCGGACACGCCCGCGCTGGTCATCGGCGGCGGCCCGGCAGGGCTGATGGCGGCGGATACGCTGCTCTCGGCGGGCCACCGGGTGCTGCTGGCCGAGGCCAAGCCCTCGCTCGGGCGCAAATTCCTGATGGCGGGGAAATCCGGGCTGAACCTGACCCGCGCGCAGCCCTTCGGGCCGTTCCTTGCCGCCTATGGCGGGGCGGAGGCGGCGCTGCGCCCGATGCTCTCGGCCTTCACCCCCGGGGCGGTACAGGGCTGGGCCGAGGGGCTAGGCCAGACCACCTTTACCGGCTCCACCGGTCGGGTCTTTCCCGAGGTCATGAAGGCCTCGCCGCTGCTGCGCGCCTGGCTGGCGCGGCTCGACGGCATGGGGCTGGAGCGGCACACGCGCTGGCGCTGGACCGGCTGGGACGGCGGCGCCTGCCGCTTCGATACGCCCGAGGGGCTGCGCCACATCACCGCCGGCGTCACGGTGCTGGCGCTCGGCGGCGCGAGCTGGGCAAAGCTGGGCTCGGATGGCGCCTGGGCCGATATCCTCGCGCGGGAGGGCGTGGCACTGGCGCCGTTCCGGCCCGCCAATGCCGGGCTCTGCGTCGCCTGGTCCGAGCATATGCGCCCGCATTTCGGCGCGCCGCTGAAGAACGTGGCCTTCCGCGCCGGCACCCTGGTCTCGCGCGGCGAGGCGGTGATCTCGGCGCGCGGGCTGGAGGGCGGCGGGCTCTACCCCTTGTCACCCGCCCTGCGCGACGGCGCGGCGCTGGAAATCGACCTCGCGCCCGATCTGAGCCTTGAAGAGCTCACCGCGCGGCTGTCGCGCCCGCGCGGCAAGCAGAGCCTGTCCAACCACCTGCGCAAGGTTTTGAAACTCTCACCTGCCGTGCGCGCCCTGCTGATGGAATATGCCCGCCCGCTGCCCGATGCGCCCGAGGCTCTGGCGCGGCGCATCAAGGCGCTGGCAGTGCCGCATGACGGGCTGCGCCCGATGGACGAGGCGATCTCCACGGCAGGCGGCGTGCCCTTCGCGGCGCTCGACGAGGCGCTGATGCTGCGCGCCCGCCCCGGCACCTATTGCGCCGGGGAAATGATCGACTGGGAAGCGCCGACCGGCGGCTACCTGCTCACCGCCTGCCTCGCCACCGGGCTCTGGGCCGGGCGCCACGCGGTGCAGCGGCTGGAAACGCGCTGA
- a CDS encoding HNH endonuclease, translating to MTDPVCPLCLRPIPPGAKQSLHHLVPKLKGGKGGPVVLLHQICHNEIHATFTEAELAREYNTPEALRAHPRMQRFLAWVAKRPPGFHARSAGGRRKR from the coding sequence GTGACCGACCCTGTCTGCCCGCTATGCCTGCGCCCGATCCCGCCCGGGGCGAAACAGAGCCTGCATCACCTGGTGCCCAAGCTGAAGGGCGGCAAGGGCGGGCCGGTCGTGCTGCTGCACCAGATCTGTCACAACGAGATCCACGCCACCTTTACCGAGGCGGAGCTGGCGCGCGAGTACAACACGCCCGAGGCGCTGCGCGCGCATCCCCGAATGCAGCGCTTTCTGGCCTGGGTGGCCAAACGCCCGCCGGGGTTTCATGCCCGCAGCGCCGGCGGCCGCCGCAAGCGCTGA
- the arsB gene encoding ACR3 family arsenite efflux transporter, protein MGIFEKYLSVWIALAILAGIVIGNAAPGLVGAVAAAEFASVNLVVAVLIWAMVYPMMVGVDPGSLRDVARQPKGLLITLAVNWLVKPFTMAALAVLFFEHVFAPWIAPEDAAQYTAGLILLGAAPCTAMVFVWSQLTRGDANYTLLQVSVNDLIMVVAFAPIVALLLGVTDISVPWETLVLSVLLFIALPLLAGIVTRRRLGDDDAITAFQARVKPYSVIGLIATVVILFGLQGQVIVAQPFVIGLIAVPIIVQSYGIFALAYAAAFALKVPHRIAAPCALIGTSNFFELAVAVAISLFGLTSGAALATVVGVLVEVPVMLTLVAFANRTRRRFPA, encoded by the coding sequence ATGGGCATCTTTGAAAAATACCTCTCTGTCTGGATCGCGCTGGCCATCCTCGCGGGCATCGTCATCGGCAATGCCGCGCCGGGGCTGGTCGGCGCGGTGGCGGCGGCGGAGTTTGCCAGCGTCAACCTGGTCGTGGCGGTGCTGATCTGGGCGATGGTCTATCCGATGATGGTGGGTGTCGACCCCGGTTCGCTGCGCGACGTGGCGCGCCAGCCGAAAGGGCTGCTGATCACGCTGGCGGTCAACTGGCTGGTCAAACCCTTTACCATGGCGGCGCTTGCCGTGCTGTTCTTCGAGCATGTCTTTGCGCCCTGGATCGCGCCCGAGGATGCGGCGCAATACACCGCCGGGCTGATTCTTCTGGGGGCGGCGCCTTGCACGGCGATGGTGTTCGTCTGGTCGCAACTGACGCGGGGCGACGCGAATTACACGCTGTTGCAGGTCTCGGTGAACGATCTGATCATGGTGGTGGCTTTCGCCCCCATCGTGGCGCTGCTACTGGGGGTCACCGATATCTCGGTGCCCTGGGAAACGCTTGTCCTGTCGGTGCTGCTGTTCATCGCGCTGCCGCTGCTGGCCGGCATCGTCACCCGCCGGCGCCTCGGCGATGACGACGCGATCACGGCGTTTCAGGCGCGGGTCAAACCCTATTCCGTGATCGGGCTGATCGCCACGGTCGTCATCCTGTTCGGCCTTCAGGGGCAGGTGATCGTCGCCCAGCCCTTCGTGATCGGGCTCATCGCTGTTCCGATCATCGTTCAGAGCTATGGCATTTTCGCGCTGGCCTATGCGGCGGCCTTTGCGCTGAAGGTGCCGCATCGCATCGCCGCGCCCTGTGCGCTGATCGGAACGTCGAACTTCTTCGAGCTTGCCGTCGCGGTCGCCATAAGCCTCTTCGGGCTGACATCCGGTGCGGCGCTGGCCACCGTGGTCGGCGTGTTGGTCGAGGTGCCGGTGATGCTGACGCTTGTCGCGTTTGCGAACCGGACGCGGCGCCGCTTTCCCGCCTGA
- a CDS encoding glycosyltransferase family 4 protein, with translation MKILCIHQNFPGQYKHLAPALAQNGHQVVALTPKVKKATRWNGVSVVPYQIRGSSTKGIHPWLADFETKLLRATSCYRNALALKQQGFEPDLILAHHGWGESLFLKDVWPQARMGLYCELYHLTTDTFVNFDPEFPTKVPETDALRIRMKNLNNRLHEEIMDAGISPTRFQASTFPAHWQDRITVAHDGIDTDLVRPNPEATLEVTDGRVLTRDDEVITFINRNLEPYRGYHVFMRALPEILRRRPKAQITLIGGDEVSYGSKPPAGQTWKQLFIDEVKEQISEADWQRVHFLGRVPYERFLAMMQVSRVHVYLTYPFVLSWSLLEAMSAGCAILASGTEPVREVLSEDETGWMVDFFDRTALVDRLCALLDDPETRARLGANARALAREQYDLKTRCLPRHIAWVEELAKLEPRPPRD, from the coding sequence ATGAAGATCCTTTGTATCCATCAGAATTTCCCCGGCCAGTACAAGCACCTCGCCCCGGCGCTGGCCCAGAACGGTCATCAGGTTGTGGCGCTGACCCCCAAGGTAAAGAAGGCCACGCGCTGGAACGGAGTGTCGGTGGTGCCTTATCAGATCCGCGGATCCAGCACGAAGGGGATCCATCCCTGGCTGGCGGATTTCGAGACCAAGCTGCTGCGCGCCACGAGTTGTTATCGCAACGCGCTGGCCCTCAAGCAGCAAGGCTTCGAGCCGGATCTCATTCTCGCGCATCACGGCTGGGGCGAGAGCCTGTTTCTCAAGGATGTCTGGCCACAGGCGCGCATGGGACTCTATTGCGAACTCTATCACCTGACGACGGACACCTTCGTGAATTTCGATCCGGAATTCCCGACGAAAGTCCCCGAAACCGATGCGCTGCGCATCCGCATGAAGAACCTCAACAACCGTCTGCACGAGGAAATCATGGATGCCGGCATCTCGCCCACGCGGTTCCAGGCCTCCACCTTCCCGGCGCATTGGCAGGACCGGATCACCGTCGCGCATGACGGTATCGACACCGATCTCGTCCGCCCGAACCCGGAGGCAACGCTGGAGGTGACCGATGGCCGCGTGCTGACCCGCGACGACGAGGTCATCACCTTCATCAACCGCAATCTCGAACCCTATCGCGGCTATCACGTCTTCATGCGCGCCCTGCCCGAAATCCTGCGCCGCCGCCCGAAGGCGCAGATCACCCTGATCGGCGGCGACGAGGTCAGCTACGGATCGAAACCGCCGGCGGGCCAGACCTGGAAGCAGCTCTTCATCGACGAGGTGAAGGAGCAGATCTCAGAGGCCGACTGGCAGCGGGTGCATTTCCTCGGTCGCGTACCCTATGAGCGCTTTCTCGCGATGATGCAGGTCAGCCGGGTGCATGTCTATCTGACCTATCCCTTCGTCCTGAGCTGGTCGCTGCTCGAAGCGATGAGCGCCGGCTGCGCCATCCTCGCCAGCGGCACGGAGCCGGTGCGCGAGGTGCTGAGCGAGGACGAGACCGGCTGGATGGTGGATTTCTTCGACCGCACCGCGCTGGTGGACCGGCTCTGCGCCCTGCTGGACGATCCCGAGACACGGGCGCGGCTGGGCGCCAACGCCCGCGCCCTGGCGCGCGAGCAATACGATCTGAAAACCCGCTGCCTGCCACGCCATATCGCCTGGGTCGAAGAGCTGGCAAAGCTGGAGCCGCGCCCGCCGCGCGACTGA
- the rpmE gene encoding 50S ribosomal protein L31, whose product MKKGIHPDYHVVDVKMTDGTVYQTRTTWGKEGDTLTLDIDPSVHPAWTGGSSRLMDTGGRVSKFKKKYEGLGF is encoded by the coding sequence ATGAAAAAGGGCATCCACCCCGATTACCACGTCGTCGACGTCAAGATGACCGACGGCACCGTCTATCAGACCCGCACCACCTGGGGCAAAGAGGGCGACACGCTGACCCTCGACATCGACCCCTCGGTGCACCCGGCCTGGACCGGCGGCTCCTCGCGCCTGATGGATACCGGTGGCCGCGTGTCGAAGTTCAAGAAGAAATACGAAGGCCTGGGCTTCTGA
- the rplS gene encoding 50S ribosomal protein L19 → MDLIAQLEAEQIAALGKEIPDFKPGDTIRVGYKVTEGTRTRVQNYEGVCISRKNGKGIAGSFTVRKISFGEGVERVFPLYSTNIESITVVRRGRVRRAKLYYLRSRRGKSARIAEDTNYKPLAGADA, encoded by the coding sequence ATGGATCTGATCGCACAGCTCGAGGCGGAACAGATTGCCGCCCTGGGGAAAGAGATCCCCGACTTCAAGCCCGGCGACACCATTCGCGTCGGCTACAAGGTGACCGAAGGCACCCGCACCCGGGTGCAGAACTACGAAGGCGTCTGCATCAGCCGCAAGAACGGCAAGGGCATCGCCGGTTCGTTCACCGTCCGCAAGATTTCCTTCGGTGAAGGCGTGGAACGTGTGTTCCCGCTCTATTCGACCAACATCGAGTCGATCACCGTCGTGCGCCGCGGCCGCGTCCGCCGCGCCAAGCTCTACTATCTCCGCTCGCGTCGCGGCAAATCGGCCCGGATCGCGGAGGACACCAACTACAAGCCGCTCGCCGGCGCCGACGCATAA
- a CDS encoding MFS transporter: protein MATEIEFSFAALNGSARRHIRVFQIHQFLDRFAMGLTVAVVALALTDRGMDLFQISLLFGVYSLTTMAMELPFGGLADSIGRKPVFLTAVVASLTSLALFLSTSNFHVLALSFALIGFGRALRSGTLDAWFVETFKAAAPNVDVQPALAKVQWANAVGLAIGATVGGLLPDIFGSVASSLGFSIYDVSYAASFGVMLGVLGFTMLAIVEEPRPKNVNALRQGFADVPLVIKDANLLALKHPALSILLAALAFFLMATNPVEVIWPTRAKPMLDEGYANTVIGVVTATYFFSIALGASLSPRISRIFKRRHAMTLAATFACLAGVQIALALQGNIIGFVTAFILYSVVLGVSETPASSILHRCVEDRQRSTMLSLRSLIQQLGAALGLVLAGAIAEIYSTPVAWIVGAVFLVIAVILSLVLVKRLAP from the coding sequence ATGGCAACCGAAATAGAGTTTTCTTTTGCAGCGCTGAACGGCTCAGCGCGACGGCACATTCGGGTGTTTCAGATACACCAGTTCCTTGACCGTTTTGCGATGGGATTGACGGTTGCCGTTGTCGCTCTGGCTTTGACTGACAGGGGCATGGACCTCTTTCAAATCTCGCTTCTCTTCGGGGTCTATTCGCTCACGACCATGGCGATGGAGCTGCCGTTTGGCGGTCTCGCCGACAGTATTGGACGCAAGCCGGTCTTTCTGACAGCAGTCGTCGCCAGCTTGACGTCGCTCGCGCTCTTTCTCTCGACCAGCAATTTCCATGTTCTCGCACTCTCATTCGCCTTAATCGGTTTTGGGCGGGCGCTTCGGTCGGGCACGCTCGATGCGTGGTTTGTCGAAACTTTCAAAGCCGCTGCGCCAAATGTGGATGTGCAGCCCGCACTGGCCAAAGTGCAATGGGCCAATGCCGTGGGGTTGGCCATTGGCGCCACTGTTGGAGGTCTTTTGCCCGATATTTTCGGATCGGTCGCGAGCAGCCTCGGCTTCAGCATTTATGATGTCTCCTATGCCGCGAGCTTTGGTGTGATGCTGGGCGTGCTTGGCTTTACGATGTTGGCCATCGTCGAAGAACCACGCCCGAAAAACGTCAATGCCCTTAGACAGGGGTTCGCAGACGTGCCCTTGGTGATCAAAGACGCAAACCTTCTCGCCCTGAAACATCCGGCGCTGTCGATCCTCTTGGCGGCACTGGCGTTTTTCTTGATGGCAACCAACCCGGTCGAGGTGATCTGGCCGACCCGTGCAAAGCCCATGTTGGATGAAGGTTACGCGAACACCGTCATCGGTGTTGTGACTGCGACTTACTTTTTTTCCATAGCTTTGGGCGCATCTTTGTCCCCGCGCATCAGCCGGATCTTCAAGCGGCGGCACGCCATGACGCTGGCGGCGACTTTTGCTTGCCTGGCTGGCGTTCAGATCGCATTGGCATTGCAGGGCAATATCATCGGCTTTGTGACGGCTTTCATCCTGTATTCCGTGGTGCTTGGTGTTAGCGAAACGCCGGCCAGCAGCATTCTACATCGCTGCGTTGAAGACCGTCAGCGGTCGACCATGCTTTCGCTCAGGTCATTGATACAACAGTTGGGGGCCGCATTGGGCCTTGTTCTGGCCGGAGCCATCGCCGAAATTTACTCCACACCGGTCGCATGGATCGTCGGGGCAGTGTTTCTTGTCATTGCAGTGATACTGAGCTTGGTGTTGGTCAAACGATTGGCCCCATAA